One stretch of Chryseobacterium fluminis DNA includes these proteins:
- a CDS encoding phospholipase D family protein, giving the protein MKLITKQHYLRKEFRRLIKKYNTFKWATAWASAGNEIFADLLEYKYKIDMLSVGIHFYQTHPDFIKEFIDDETVHFVEQPDGTFHPKVYLFSNDENDWELIIGSANFTTSAFSKNTEVCVLINNSDHNSLDVYNTVLQVINASFEQGKTFNDQDWENYNKIWRIQQPKVDSLSGQYGTVKDTPIPIHKVELQTKTWDEFVDNVYEKGLQDVKTRIRVIEIAKELFNKAKHFNELEDDERKFIAGIPNNLMVTIDGAEDWAYFGSMKGAGMFKKQINDNSELISKALDQIPLNGQITKTNYDNFLEYFQTALPGNYLATSTRLLAMKRPDVFICYDSKNNYALCKDFGVTRNGMNNERYWNEIILRIYDSDWWQRPVPQSDIEVKISLARSAFLDSLYYER; this is encoded by the coding sequence ATGAAACTAATAACTAAACAACATTATTTAAGAAAAGAATTTAGACGTTTAATAAAAAAATACAACACTTTTAAATGGGCTACTGCATGGGCAAGTGCGGGAAATGAAATTTTCGCTGATCTGCTTGAATATAAATATAAAATAGATATGCTTTCAGTTGGCATACATTTCTACCAAACTCATCCTGATTTTATAAAAGAGTTCATTGATGATGAAACCGTTCATTTTGTAGAGCAGCCTGACGGAACATTTCACCCTAAAGTATATTTATTTTCTAATGATGAAAATGATTGGGAACTTATCATTGGTAGTGCAAATTTTACTACAAGCGCCTTTTCAAAAAACACCGAGGTTTGTGTTTTAATAAATAACTCAGATCATAATTCCTTAGATGTTTATAATACCGTATTACAGGTAATCAATGCTTCATTTGAGCAGGGAAAAACCTTCAATGATCAAGATTGGGAAAACTATAATAAGATCTGGAGAATTCAACAGCCAAAAGTTGACAGTTTATCAGGTCAATACGGAACAGTTAAAGACACACCTATACCAATCCATAAGGTTGAACTCCAAACAAAAACTTGGGATGAATTTGTTGACAATGTCTATGAAAAAGGGTTACAAGATGTGAAAACGAGAATCAGAGTAATAGAAATAGCAAAAGAATTATTTAATAAAGCCAAACACTTTAATGAATTGGAAGATGATGAGAGAAAATTTATTGCAGGAATTCCTAATAATTTAATGGTAACAATTGACGGTGCGGAAGATTGGGCATATTTTGGTAGTATGAAGGGGGCAGGCATGTTTAAAAAACAGATAAATGATAACAGTGAATTGATATCAAAAGCCTTAGACCAAATTCCGCTCAATGGACAAATTACAAAAACGAATTATGACAATTTTCTAGAGTACTTTCAAACGGCACTGCCCGGAAATTATTTAGCAACCAGTACAAGATTGCTAGCGATGAAGAGACCAGATGTTTTTATATGTTATGACAGTAAAAATAATTATGCTCTTTGTAAAGATTTTGGTGTCACTAGAAATGGTATGAACAATGAAAGATATTGGAACGAAATCATATTAAGAATTTATGACAGTGATTGGTGGCAAAGACCTGTTCCTCAAAGCGATATTGAAGTTAAAATAAGTTTGGCACGTTCTGCATTTCTGGATAGTTTATACTATGAACGATAA
- a CDS encoding DUF3800 domain-containing protein yields the protein MKQVIAFADEFGNNSFKFSTESSHFIIASIIVNYEDLEEFYNEVEKIRSKYFQTGEIKSSKVKDNHRRRLLILNELSKLKFNIYSVVVDKTKLYGEGFKYKKSFYKYLNGILYKELYKTFPKLELKVDEHGGNEFMLEFKEYVRQNHIRTLFEGSEFFVNKSDKELGVQVADFVAGTLGYIFDEHKKSEYSQQFLDILSGKIISINHFPKVYKINEYSESKADEFYSQAITDLSLRSIFDYLDTASPETQQMQDSINFLKVLVRYHEANHYKNYTTAQEFIEHLDINRESKLSKEQFVNMVGSLRDKGILIGSSREGYKIPVNHSEIKKYVQHGNSIVLPLLRRISLCRESILLATNNSLDILDDPEFEILKDIITGMKR from the coding sequence ATGAAACAGGTTATTGCCTTTGCCGACGAATTCGGAAATAATTCATTTAAATTTTCTACGGAAAGTTCTCACTTTATCATTGCTAGTATTATTGTCAATTATGAGGACTTGGAAGAATTTTATAATGAGGTGGAAAAAATCCGGTCAAAATATTTTCAGACCGGAGAAATTAAATCATCAAAAGTAAAAGATAATCACAGAAGAAGATTGCTTATTTTAAATGAGCTGTCAAAACTCAAGTTCAATATTTATTCTGTTGTGGTTGATAAAACAAAACTATATGGTGAAGGTTTTAAATATAAAAAATCTTTTTACAAGTATCTAAACGGTATTTTATATAAAGAATTATATAAAACATTTCCAAAACTTGAACTGAAAGTTGATGAACATGGAGGCAATGAATTTATGCTTGAATTTAAAGAATATGTACGACAAAATCACATTCGTACTCTATTTGAAGGCTCTGAGTTTTTTGTCAATAAAAGCGACAAAGAATTAGGAGTACAAGTTGCAGATTTTGTTGCCGGAACTTTAGGATATATTTTTGATGAGCATAAAAAAAGTGAATATTCTCAGCAGTTCCTAGATATTTTATCCGGAAAAATCATTAGTATTAATCATTTTCCAAAAGTTTATAAAATCAACGAATACAGCGAATCAAAGGCTGACGAGTTTTATAGCCAGGCAATAACCGATCTCAGTCTCCGAAGTATTTTCGATTATCTTGATACTGCATCTCCAGAAACTCAACAGATGCAGGATTCTATAAATTTTCTCAAAGTATTGGTACGGTATCATGAAGCCAATCATTATAAAAACTATACTACAGCTCAGGAGTTTATTGAACATCTTGATATTAATAGAGAATCCAAGCTGAGTAAAGAGCAATTCGTTAACATGGTCGGTAGCCTGAGAGACAAAGGCATTCTAATTGGTAGCAGTCGTGAAGGATATAAGATACCTGTTAACCATAGCGAAATAAAAAAATATGTTCAACACGGAAATTCGATCGTGTTACCCTTGCTGCGCAGGATAAGTCTATGTAGAGAATCAATATTATTGGCGACAAATAATTCTTTAGATATTTTAGACGATCCTGAATTTGAAATTTTGAAAGATATTATTACGGGTATGAAAAGATAA
- a CDS encoding YozE family protein, translating into MTLNEFIAEFSSLDNSTGNFAKKILDDERFPAEQSERQMLDYLDFESRKEGVNSTFQRFLAEFRKKNNKTLKIVLNFLKENNIQSLNDANEKGIAMGYVEACGYIVTIPLGNDYPSSISKDMDQLGEMNMQWVDISNGEQVQSFLFDGPNLGDGIPLRFCCQEIQFNFLLSLID; encoded by the coding sequence ATGACACTCAATGAATTTATTGCAGAATTTTCTTCATTAGATAATTCTACAGGCAATTTCGCAAAGAAAATCTTAGATGATGAGAGATTTCCAGCTGAGCAATCAGAAAGACAAATGCTGGATTATTTAGATTTTGAAAGCCGAAAAGAAGGAGTGAACAGTACATTCCAAAGATTTCTTGCAGAATTTAGAAAGAAAAATAATAAAACACTAAAGATTGTCTTAAATTTTTTAAAGGAGAATAATATACAATCACTCAATGATGCGAATGAAAAAGGAATAGCAATGGGCTACGTGGAGGCTTGCGGTTATATAGTAACTATACCTCTGGGAAATGATTATCCGTCATCTATATCGAAAGATATGGATCAGCTTGGAGAAATGAATATGCAATGGGTTGATATCTCGAATGGAGAACAAGTACAAAGTTTTTTATTTGATGGACCTAATTTAGGAGATGGCATACCGCTTCGTTTTTGTTGTCAAGAAATACAATTTAACTTTTTACTTTCATTAATAGATTAA
- a CDS encoding SusC/RagA family TonB-linked outer membrane protein, which yields MKNSYYHIGGIFFGLMLTTLSINIKAQSRTISGTVTTSGKPLSGVSISQEGSDQVTTTSENGTYTLTVSAENPILLFRHPDYADRKITLTNQNVINISLEQKVKGIEEVILNAGYYKVKDKERTGSIAKVSARDIENQPVTNVLSAAQGRMAGVSITQNSGVAGGGYDVQIRGRNSLRTLSNSAVDGNQPLYVLDGVPMSPSVSSTFSAQILPFQNINPLNSINPNDIESLEILKDADATAIYGSRGANGVILITTKKGSKNRSNISISSSLAFSSVASRLKMMDTAEYLTMRKSALANDNISSYPATAYDVNGAWDGSRYTNWQKTLIGKTATTSNTSLGLSGGSDGWTYRINVSHNEQTTVYPADYQYKSNVLSMGFTHRSKDNRLNISLANNFSQQFNNVINEDMTNVSLFLSPNAPALYNGDGSLNWQNNTFTNPMAATVVTYQNDTKQINNSLNISYQILPHISFNVNSGFNYQNFEEFNLRPHTRYNPAFNFTSANGSSTFTSTFSSFSYNIEPQLNAEYRIGRGKLNALFGATLNASETKQSSIQVSGFESNALMMNINAAKTKIFSDIISKDYRYVAVFGRINYQLDNKYILNLTARRDGSSRFGPNNRFANFGAVGAAWLFSKENFLSDQKWLSLGKLRGSYGITGSDNIGDAQYRDTYSVASSSIYNGVVGLVPTRLFNGNFSWEKTKKLELALETAFFKERIGFNISHYRNRSDNQLVGLPLPSTTGFNSVQANLDATVENKGWEFELRTSLIKTKNFSWQSDINLTIPKNRLLAFPDLEGSTYANQYVIGYSTSIVKLYDFLGINPATGLYWFSDINGDGKISSPDDNKSIEDLSVRFYGGWSNRLSYKNWDLSFLVQFTKQRNYNYHSYMPVAGTMNNQPKEVNDVWSFSNPTGYYMPYTTGANAGKNAAHANFMRSTAAVGDASFIRLKNVQLTYKIPVDLASTQVMIYVQGQNVLTLTKYFGLDPEFVATGFLPPLKTWSIGTQINF from the coding sequence ATGAAAAATTCCTATTACCATATAGGAGGTATTTTCTTTGGCCTTATGCTAACCACTTTAAGCATTAATATAAAAGCCCAATCACGCACCATTTCCGGTACCGTTACCACATCTGGCAAACCTCTTTCAGGAGTGAGCATCTCCCAAGAAGGAAGCGATCAGGTAACCACCACCAGTGAAAACGGAACCTATACACTAACGGTTTCGGCAGAAAATCCTATTCTATTGTTCAGACACCCTGATTATGCTGACAGAAAAATCACACTCACCAATCAGAACGTCATTAATATCAGCTTAGAACAAAAAGTAAAGGGAATCGAAGAAGTTATTCTCAACGCAGGCTACTACAAGGTAAAAGACAAAGAAAGAACCGGTAGTATCGCCAAGGTTTCAGCAAGAGATATCGAAAATCAACCGGTCACCAATGTCCTCTCAGCAGCGCAGGGCAGAATGGCAGGGGTCAGTATTACACAAAACTCCGGGGTCGCCGGAGGAGGCTATGACGTGCAGATCAGGGGAAGAAACAGTCTCCGGACATTGTCCAACAGTGCCGTGGACGGTAACCAGCCGTTATATGTCCTGGATGGGGTACCGATGTCACCTTCGGTAAGCTCCACATTCTCTGCACAGATCCTGCCTTTCCAAAACATTAATCCGCTCAACAGCATCAATCCCAATGATATTGAAAGCCTGGAGATTTTAAAGGATGCCGATGCGACAGCCATTTATGGAAGCAGGGGAGCGAACGGGGTGATCCTGATCACGACCAAGAAGGGAAGCAAGAACAGATCAAACATCAGCATCAGCTCAAGCCTGGCATTCAGCAGTGTGGCGTCGCGCTTAAAAATGATGGATACCGCAGAATACCTCACGATGCGAAAATCAGCATTGGCCAATGACAACATTTCGTCCTATCCTGCAACAGCCTATGATGTTAACGGTGCCTGGGATGGCAGCCGTTATACCAACTGGCAAAAGACGCTCATCGGCAAAACCGCAACAACCTCCAATACGAGTTTGGGACTATCGGGTGGTTCCGATGGATGGACCTACCGGATCAACGTATCTCACAACGAGCAGACGACCGTTTATCCGGCAGACTATCAGTACAAAAGCAATGTACTGTCGATGGGCTTTACCCACCGCTCAAAGGACAACCGGTTAAACATTTCGCTTGCCAATAATTTTTCGCAGCAATTCAATAATGTGATCAATGAGGACATGACCAATGTAAGTTTATTTTTAAGCCCCAATGCACCGGCATTATACAACGGGGACGGCTCGCTCAATTGGCAGAACAATACCTTTACCAATCCAATGGCCGCAACGGTGGTTACCTATCAGAATGATACCAAGCAGATCAATAACAGCCTGAATATATCCTATCAGATCTTGCCCCATATCAGCTTCAATGTGAATTCGGGCTTTAACTATCAGAATTTTGAAGAGTTCAACCTTCGTCCCCATACAAGGTACAATCCTGCATTCAACTTTACCAGTGCGAACGGATCAAGTACATTCACCAGTACGTTTTCTTCCTTTTCCTACAATATCGAACCACAATTAAATGCAGAATACAGGATCGGAAGAGGAAAGCTGAACGCACTGTTCGGTGCCACACTCAATGCTTCAGAGACCAAACAATCCTCGATCCAGGTCTCAGGATTCGAAAGCAATGCGTTAATGATGAACATCAATGCCGCAAAAACCAAGATCTTTTCGGACATCATTTCCAAAGACTACAGGTATGTCGCGGTATTTGGGAGGATCAATTACCAGCTGGACAATAAGTACATCCTCAATCTGACCGCCAGAAGGGATGGCTCGAGCAGGTTCGGACCCAACAACAGGTTTGCCAATTTCGGCGCAGTAGGGGCTGCATGGCTATTTTCCAAAGAAAACTTCCTTTCTGACCAAAAATGGTTAAGCTTAGGAAAATTGCGGGGGAGTTATGGAATAACGGGCAGCGATAATATAGGTGATGCACAGTACCGCGATACCTACTCAGTGGCTTCATCAAGCATTTACAACGGTGTTGTCGGTCTTGTTCCTACGAGACTGTTCAACGGGAATTTCAGTTGGGAAAAAACAAAAAAACTGGAACTGGCGTTGGAAACTGCCTTTTTTAAAGAGAGAATCGGTTTCAATATCTCCCATTACAGGAACCGATCGGATAACCAACTGGTCGGATTGCCGCTTCCATCCACGACGGGCTTTAATTCGGTACAGGCCAACCTGGATGCAACGGTAGAAAACAAAGGCTGGGAGTTTGAATTGAGAACTTCGCTCATCAAAACCAAAAATTTTTCCTGGCAATCGGATATAAACTTAACGATTCCCAAAAACAGGCTTCTGGCATTCCCGGACCTGGAAGGTTCGACCTACGCCAATCAATATGTTATTGGATACAGTACCTCCATCGTGAAATTGTATGATTTTTTAGGTATCAATCCGGCAACGGGACTTTATTGGTTTTCAGATATCAACGGGGATGGAAAGATTTCATCTCCTGACGATAACAAGAGTATTGAAGACCTGTCTGTCAGGTTTTATGGTGGCTGGTCCAACCGGTTGAGTTACAAAAACTGGGATCTTTCATTCTTAGTACAATTTACCAAACAGCGCAATTACAATTACCATAGCTATATGCCTGTAGCAGGAACCATGAACAACCAGCCTAAAGAAGTCAATGATGTGTGGTCCTTTTCGAATCCGACAGGCTATTACATGCCCTACACCACGGGAGCCAACGCGGGTAAAAATGCGGCTCATGCTAATTTTATGCGAAGCACGGCGGCTGTGGGCGATGCCTCATTTATCAGGTTAAAGAATGTACAGCTTACCTATAAAATCCCTGTCGATTTAGCATCCACCCAGGTTATGATTTACGTACAGGGACAGAATGTGCTGACCCTGACCAAATACTTTGGACTGGACCCTGAGTTTGTGGCAACCGGTTTTTTGCCGCCTTTAAAAACGTGGTCGATCGGTACTCAAATTAACTTTTAA
- a CDS encoding RagB/SusD family nutrient uptake outer membrane protein encodes MKNIITNRIKCLTTALMMLSAVSCEKFIDTDLPYNQIGTTEVFSDVSSANAALAGLYAELWSSSMISGDVTGSAAILGAYTDDLDCYAPYIQNGLIDLYNNVQIPSNTIAYNLWSKAYKHIYYANSIIKGVRESTSISQPNKDRLIGEATVLRCLLYYNLSMIFNDIPYTDTTDYLYNSQLTKQSKAQLMAILENDLRSVLDGISDSYVNQERIYINRKVAELLLGKVLLVTEKWSEAENVFSRILQSPLYGWENDLNKVFNKTGKHILWQLRPANSTDATKEFLLFNFTTSLPTTFALSEALVQSFEAGDLRKQTWVLSTVINQKTYYRPMKYRNPVNSNATENSVVFRIEEVYLLYAESLTNQNRVQEAKALVDKLRQRAGLAPLPAGLSKESMLLKIMEEFRHEFFAEMGHRFYDLKRMKRLDLIAASKPSWKSFHSALPIPEKELVINPNLNPQNPGY; translated from the coding sequence ATGAAAAATATAATCACCAATAGAATCAAATGTCTGACTACTGCATTGATGATGCTCAGCGCAGTTTCCTGTGAAAAGTTTATCGACACGGATCTGCCCTATAACCAGATCGGAACCACCGAGGTTTTTTCAGATGTATCATCGGCCAATGCGGCCTTAGCGGGATTGTATGCTGAGCTGTGGAGCTCGTCGATGATCTCGGGAGATGTCACCGGTTCCGCCGCGATACTCGGCGCCTACACGGATGATCTTGATTGTTATGCGCCCTATATTCAGAACGGCCTTATCGATCTGTACAATAACGTGCAGATCCCGAGCAATACCATTGCATATAACTTATGGTCAAAAGCCTATAAGCACATCTATTATGCCAATTCTATTATTAAAGGTGTCAGGGAGTCCACTTCTATTTCCCAGCCTAATAAAGACCGGCTGATCGGGGAGGCCACGGTACTTCGCTGTCTGCTCTACTACAACCTGTCGATGATCTTTAATGATATTCCCTATACCGATACAACGGATTACCTTTACAACAGCCAGCTGACAAAGCAATCAAAGGCTCAGTTGATGGCGATTCTGGAAAATGATCTCAGATCTGTTCTGGACGGAATAAGCGACTCATACGTCAATCAGGAAAGAATTTACATCAATAGGAAGGTTGCCGAACTTTTACTGGGAAAGGTTCTTCTGGTAACTGAAAAGTGGAGCGAAGCGGAAAATGTGTTTTCCCGAATACTGCAATCTCCGCTCTATGGGTGGGAAAACGATCTTAACAAAGTTTTCAACAAGACCGGCAAACATATTCTGTGGCAGTTAAGACCGGCCAACAGCACCGATGCGACAAAAGAATTCCTGCTCTTTAATTTTACCACCAGCCTGCCGACAACTTTTGCCCTTTCAGAGGCTTTGGTACAGTCTTTTGAAGCCGGTGATCTAAGGAAACAGACCTGGGTCCTTTCCACCGTTATCAATCAGAAAACCTATTACCGCCCGATGAAATACAGGAATCCCGTTAATTCCAATGCCACGGAGAATTCGGTGGTATTTCGGATCGAGGAAGTGTACCTTTTGTATGCGGAAAGTCTGACGAATCAAAACAGGGTTCAGGAGGCCAAGGCCTTGGTTGACAAACTAAGGCAGAGGGCAGGACTGGCACCGTTGCCGGCCGGTCTTTCAAAGGAAAGCATGCTCCTTAAAATAATGGAAGAGTTCAGGCATGAATTCTTTGCCGAAATGGGACACCGCTTTTATGACCTCAAACGAATGAAAAGACTTGACCTCATCGCTGCTTCCAAGCCGAGCTGGAAAAGCTTTCACAGTGCCCTCCCCATCCCGGAGAAAGAGCTGGTCATCAATCCAAACCTCAACCCACAAAACCCGGGATACTGA
- a CDS encoding alpha/beta hydrolase family protein, which produces MKGIIIVILMCMGHLACAQNNNDLLPVTKYKAYDVQLKSTSGNGEWLAILKIYDDNTDSLVIVNRKNPDIQYSRTKVLGHKWSKDQLILKYRDRTEVFDCTHNRTALLPNCQSFEVITKDHILALHHSDQMILYDLQKKRIIDTLNGIEKVFYREGQLYYQVLKDKKYTLLQWDKAKPRQLYSSGQQASNLLILPKKALLIFEKDKQSQDIVYYDVPTNKEYRFSELQSKNFSSATAYQRNDGKVIVNIEKMIDKIPADAPEIWNTNDHQIIARFKRSVTEKFLWSPQGRTLDRLGTEDKDRIVDINNTSYLLAFGSGLQDYTLRKAPAEVYRYDLKSGSYDYIDTIDSNVNYSPDGNYLIYKKGKNWKVVDVNSLYAVNIADAGFSNSYFTETHKIYFEGSGGIWEYDIKGSKLGKKFNTQKGSYKIMDFMYDSNFANYPFELSFYCRMLNENKYRFEIRDEQNFTRLVFEKKGRKYYRLIDRTPSRLVSQKTDNSERGYLLIEENYNLPKQIINVSRLSNKKVIYRSNRSDKAQSKIKVETVHYQNTQGISLSGILYYPLDFETGKTYPMVVHVYQVQSDKINQYPLFMERDTDTGFNIRTLIEKGYFVYMPDIVFDQRGTGISALDCVNRSINTLAGNPSINFEKLALTGHSHGGYITNFIATHSNRFATYVSGAGNSDIITSYYSMNEEFMSPFYWQFENGQYEMGIPFVKDKELYFKNNPIHYAEKVAGPVLLWTGKKDKNIEWGQVMEFFIGLKRNKKEATLLAYPEEGHTFSSKGAAKDLHQKVLQWFGYYLKGEQKPDWIK; this is translated from the coding sequence ATGAAAGGGATTATCATAGTAATATTAATGTGCATGGGTCATCTGGCCTGTGCACAAAATAATAACGATCTGCTGCCTGTAACAAAATATAAGGCCTATGATGTACAGTTGAAAAGCACTTCCGGAAATGGTGAGTGGCTGGCCATTTTAAAGATATATGACGATAATACTGACAGCCTGGTTATTGTTAACCGTAAAAACCCGGATATTCAATACAGCAGGACGAAGGTGTTAGGCCACAAATGGAGTAAGGATCAATTAATCCTTAAATACCGAGACAGAACAGAGGTGTTTGACTGTACCCACAATCGTACAGCGCTTTTGCCCAACTGTCAATCATTTGAAGTCATTACCAAGGATCATATCTTGGCATTGCATCATTCGGACCAGATGATACTGTATGATCTGCAAAAGAAAAGAATCATCGATACACTTAACGGGATTGAAAAAGTATTTTATCGGGAGGGACAGCTGTATTATCAGGTCTTGAAAGATAAAAAGTATACGCTTCTGCAATGGGATAAAGCCAAACCAAGACAGCTTTATTCGTCTGGTCAGCAAGCTTCCAATCTCCTTATTTTACCAAAGAAAGCCTTATTAATCTTTGAGAAGGATAAGCAATCACAAGATATAGTTTACTACGATGTTCCCACGAATAAAGAATACCGATTTTCTGAGCTACAATCCAAAAATTTTTCTTCTGCAACGGCTTATCAAAGAAATGATGGAAAGGTGATCGTCAACATAGAAAAAATGATAGATAAAATTCCGGCAGATGCTCCGGAAATCTGGAACACGAACGATCATCAAATTATTGCTCGATTCAAAAGATCCGTGACTGAAAAATTCCTGTGGTCACCCCAGGGACGTACTCTGGATCGGTTGGGGACTGAAGATAAAGACAGAATAGTTGATATCAATAATACTTCCTATCTTTTGGCATTTGGTTCTGGGCTCCAGGACTATACCTTAAGAAAGGCGCCTGCGGAAGTTTACCGTTATGATCTGAAAAGCGGCAGTTATGATTATATTGATACGATAGATTCCAACGTTAACTATTCTCCTGACGGAAATTATCTGATCTACAAAAAAGGCAAAAACTGGAAAGTGGTGGATGTCAACTCACTGTATGCTGTGAATATTGCTGATGCCGGGTTTTCGAATTCTTATTTTACAGAGACCCATAAGATCTACTTCGAAGGCTCCGGCGGGATCTGGGAATATGATATAAAAGGCAGCAAGCTCGGCAAAAAATTCAACACGCAGAAAGGCAGTTATAAAATCATGGATTTTATGTACGATTCCAATTTTGCAAATTACCCCTTTGAACTGTCATTCTATTGCAGGATGCTTAACGAGAATAAGTACAGATTTGAAATAAGGGACGAGCAGAATTTCACAAGATTAGTATTTGAAAAGAAAGGTAGAAAATACTATAGATTGATAGACCGGACCCCATCAAGGCTAGTCTCTCAAAAAACGGATAATTCTGAGAGGGGTTATCTATTAATAGAGGAAAATTATAACCTTCCGAAGCAGATTATTAACGTCAGTAGATTATCTAATAAAAAAGTGATCTACCGGTCCAATCGTAGCGATAAAGCACAATCTAAAATTAAAGTTGAAACCGTTCATTATCAAAATACACAAGGAATTTCTCTCAGCGGGATCCTGTATTATCCTCTGGATTTTGAGACCGGCAAAACCTACCCGATGGTGGTCCATGTGTATCAGGTACAAAGTGATAAAATTAATCAATACCCTTTGTTTATGGAGCGTGATACAGATACGGGATTTAATATCAGGACACTCATTGAAAAGGGTTATTTTGTCTACATGCCTGATATTGTTTTTGACCAAAGGGGCACAGGGATTTCAGCATTGGATTGTGTCAACAGGTCAATCAATACATTAGCTGGGAACCCATCAATCAACTTTGAAAAACTAGCGTTGACGGGACATTCACACGGTGGGTATATCACCAATTTTATTGCAACGCATTCCAATCGCTTTGCTACGTATGTGTCCGGTGCGGGCAATAGTGATATCATCACATCTTATTATTCGATGAATGAAGAATTCATGAGCCCTTTTTACTGGCAGTTCGAGAACGGTCAATATGAGATGGGTATCCCGTTTGTGAAGGACAAGGAACTTTATTTTAAAAATAACCCGATCCATTACGCTGAAAAGGTAGCAGGACCGGTACTGTTATGGACGGGAAAAAAAGACAAGAACATCGAATGGGGCCAGGTCATGGAGTTTTTTATTGGACTTAAAAGGAACAAAAAAGAGGCGACCTTGCTGGCTTATCCTGAAGAGGGGCATACCTTTTCTTCCAAAGGGGCTGCCAAAGATCTTCATCAGAAAGTACTACAGTGGTTTGGATACTACCTGAAAGGTGAGCAAAAACCTGATTGGATAAAGTGA
- a CDS encoding DUF6520 family protein, translating into MKNLKTIMIPVAVLVFGVGSAFATNKAKTEKKAEIAYYFDASAPNEKCILVGEVDCNPTSGPICTELVDGSPRVMQQFLSDTECGVTLHRN; encoded by the coding sequence ATGAAAAATCTTAAAACCATCATGATTCCCGTAGCCGTTTTAGTATTCGGCGTAGGAAGTGCTTTTGCAACAAATAAAGCAAAAACAGAAAAAAAAGCAGAGATTGCTTATTACTTCGATGCATCAGCACCCAATGAGAAATGTATCCTGGTAGGAGAAGTTGACTGCAACCCGACCAGTGGACCCATCTGCACAGAGTTAGTGGACGGATCTCCACGCGTAATGCAGCAGTTCCTGAGTGATACGGAATGTGGGGTAACACTTCACAGGAATTAA